One window from the genome of Clostridia bacterium encodes:
- a CDS encoding ABC transporter ATP-binding protein, whose protein sequence is MLEINNLSVSYTSKKNIVNALGPLSMEIESGDIVAIIGPSGCGKSTLLHVLSGIIKEYDGQATLNGAKLNPKVHDIGFIPQNFGLLPWRNVEKNCLLSLKIKQKVINSELKEKIDYIMNKLNINDLKDRYPKELSGGQKQRAAIARAFIMNPDLLLMDEPFSALDALTREEAQELFIDVWNQYKPTTVFVTHSIEEAIYMGKKIVIMSHCPGIIVDTIDNPLFNTENLRQNEEYLKLSSHIRTIIKKGWKI, encoded by the coding sequence ATGCTTGAGATAAATAATCTTTCTGTAAGCTATACATCCAAAAAGAATATTGTAAATGCATTAGGCCCCTTAAGCATGGAGATTGAGTCAGGAGATATCGTAGCCATTATTGGGCCTTCCGGCTGTGGCAAGTCTACTCTTCTGCATGTATTAAGCGGAATAATCAAGGAATATGACGGACAAGCAACCTTAAACGGTGCAAAGCTTAATCCAAAAGTCCATGATATTGGCTTTATACCACAGAACTTTGGACTGCTCCCCTGGAGAAATGTTGAGAAAAACTGCCTTCTTTCACTCAAGATAAAACAGAAGGTTATAAACAGCGAACTCAAAGAGAAAATTGATTATATAATGAATAAACTGAATATCAATGACCTGAAGGACAGATATCCAAAGGAGCTTAGCGGGGGACAGAAGCAAAGAGCAGCAATAGCCCGTGCGTTCATTATGAACCCTGATCTGCTGCTTATGGATGAACCATTTTCAGCTTTGGATGCATTGACTAGAGAAGAAGCCCAGGAGCTTTTCATTGATGTATGGAATCAATACAAGCCTACAACAGTATTTGTAACTCACAGTATAGAAGAAGCAATTTATATGGGAAAGAAAATCGTTATAATGTCCCACTGCCCGGGAATCATAGTAGACACAATAGACAACCCGCTTTTTAACACGGAGAATCTAAGGCAAAATGAGGAATATCTCAAATTGTCATCACATATCAGAACTATCATCAAAAAGGGATGGAAAATATGA
- a CDS encoding ABC transporter permease, whose translation MKAKEKIGLFLQGFIMVNVLWYLLAVIVGTRVLPTPVTVYLNLNNLYDSRLHIHILISLYRVICGVGISLFLGVSIGLLMAYSKTWNKVLNPLVYFTYPVPKTALLPVAMLLFGLGDSSKIILIVLIVVFQVIIAVRDAVLNISAETYNPIRSLGASRLQIFRYITIPAILPAMLTNLRLSIGTALSILFFAEGYGTQFGIGYYILDAWTRIDYIGMYAGIVAISLLGFVLFVLTDILEEAVCKWKA comes from the coding sequence ATGAAGGCAAAAGAGAAAATAGGGCTGTTTCTGCAAGGCTTTATAATGGTTAATGTATTATGGTACTTATTAGCCGTGATAGTTGGTACTCGTGTGCTTCCCACTCCTGTTACAGTATATCTCAATCTCAATAATCTGTATGACAGCAGACTGCATATTCATATTTTGATAAGCTTGTACAGGGTGATATGCGGTGTTGGAATATCACTGTTTTTGGGAGTTTCTATCGGACTGCTTATGGCTTATTCAAAGACCTGGAATAAAGTACTGAACCCTTTGGTTTACTTCACATATCCCGTCCCTAAAACAGCCTTACTGCCGGTAGCCATGCTGTTATTCGGCTTAGGAGATTCTTCAAAAATAATATTAATAGTGCTTATAGTGGTATTTCAGGTAATTATAGCAGTAAGAGATGCGGTACTTAATATTTCTGCAGAGACTTACAATCCAATAAGAAGCCTGGGAGCATCCAGACTTCAGATATTCAGATACATAACCATTCCTGCGATACTGCCGGCAATGCTTACAAACTTAAGATTATCCATAGGAACAGCTCTTTCCATATTGTTCTTTGCTGAGGGCTATGGAACACAATTTGGCATAGGCTATTATATATTGGATGCATGGACAAGAATAGATTACATAGGAATGTATGCAGGCATTGTTGCAATAAGCCTTTTGGGTTTTGTTTTGTTTG